From Nicotiana tabacum cultivar K326 chromosome 15, ASM71507v2, whole genome shotgun sequence, the proteins below share one genomic window:
- the LOC107825976 gene encoding BTB/POZ and TAZ domain-containing protein 3, with product MASPDMRTPWLSSAVESFGGSFKIRIEEEETVESVEFFEDPSSPACNLPNIPNPPPAPGKTSSKATNRRQLSNSDCDPKEIKDTWDKLFKEGYGADVHIITEHGSFIPAHYALLSVASPVLGNFLQQSKVRYGIRCIKTLGVPRDAVSAFIRFLYSACYEGGDMKKFVLHLLVLSHAYSVPSLKRVCINHLEQGWLNLENVIDVLQLARNCDAPRLTLFCIRMIVRNFKNISSTEGWKVMRQANPVLEQELLEFVVEADSRKQDRLKKIEEKKVYLQLHEAMEALVHICRDGCRTIGPRDKVLKASQAACSFPACKGLETLVRHFSSCKIRVPGGCVHCKRMWQLLELHSRICDEPDCCKVPLCRHFKVKMLQQTKKDAAKWKVLVSKVNAAKNAVSLFSSRRAVF from the exons ATGGCATCGCCAGACATGCGTACCCCTTGGCTATCATCAGCTGTTGAATCTTTTGGTGGATCCTTCAAGATACGCATAGAAGAAGAAGAGACAGTAGAGAGCGTAGAATTCTTTGAAGATCCAAGTTCTCCAGCTTGTAATCTACCTAATATTCCAAATCCCCCTCCGGCACCTGGTAAAACCAGTTCAAAAGCCACTAATCGTCGACAGCTTTCAAATTCTGATTGTGAcccgaaagaaataaaagatacatgGGACAAGCTCTTCAAAGAAGGATATGGAGCAGATGTACATATAATTACCGAGCACGGATCATTTATTCCGGCTCATTATGCCCTTCTG AGTGTTGCATCTCCAGTGTTGGGGAATTTTCTGCAGCAATCCAAAGTAAGGTATGGTATTAGATGCATAAAAACCCTTGGGGTACCTCGTGATGCGGTCTCTGCATTCATCCGTTTCCTCTACTCAGCCTG TTACGAAGGAGGAGATATGAAGAAGTTTGTTTTGCATCTGTTGGTCTTATCACATGCCTACTCAGTACCTTCACTTAAAAGAGTTTGCATAAACCATTTGGAACAGGGTTGGTTGAACTTAGAAAACGTGATAGATGTGCTTCAGTTAGCGAGAAACTGTGATGCACCACGGCTTACCCTCTTTTGCATTCGTATGATTGTGAGGAACTTCAAGAACATATCATCCACTGAGGGTTGGAAAGTAATGAGACAAGCTAATCCCGTACTTGAACAGGAGCTTTTAGAATTCGTTGTTGAAGCAGATTCG AGAAAACAAGATAGACTGAAGAAAATCGAAGAGAAAAAGGTGTATTTACAACTGCATGAAGCTATGGAAGCTCTGGTTCACATTTGCAGAGACGGGTGTCGAACAATTGGACCTCGTGACAAGGTGCTTAAAGCAAGCCAGGCGGCATGTAGTTTTCCAGCATGCAAGGGGCTGGAGACTCTGGTCCGTCATTTCTCAAGTTGCAAAATTAGAGTTCCTGGTGGATGTGTCCATTGTAAGCGAATGTGGCAGCTTCTTGAGCTTCATTCACGCATTTGTGATGAACCTGACTGTTGCAAAGTTCCTCTTTGTAg GCACTTCAAGGTGAAAATGCTGCAACAGACGAAGAAAGATGCGGCAAAATGGAAGGTGTTAGTAAGCAAAGTGAACGCAGCAAAGAATGCAGTGAGCCTATTCTCATCTCGGCGGGCAGTTTTTTAA